In Phaseolus vulgaris cultivar G19833 chromosome 10, P. vulgaris v2.0, whole genome shotgun sequence, a single genomic region encodes these proteins:
- the LOC137816921 gene encoding uncharacterized protein, whose protein sequence is MIIVNLNIRGLGGGTKARYLMHIIAREGADFVCLQETKTVQFSDARCYSLWGDNKVGWLLYEGDNGGGSLLSMWHTDAFIYDSHVMGKGFIAVTGKYVKANCRCVVVNVYAACFLREKKILWGELSRIKMASQDLIWCFSGDFNVVRSICERKGATERVSQSSEIRGFNRFIDTNLLIELPFVGKHFTWFNSNGRAKSRLDRVLVSEEWMQLWPMCKQYVQQREVSDHCALVVKVVDKDWGPKPFRTIDAWLLEKGFMEMVKDRWSDYCVQGSSFMKVKEKMKRLKGDLKVWNRDTFGNLETSKKRILQKIEDLDCLDCNGNLLGSDRMTRIELVGQLKEIDVKIESLMC, encoded by the coding sequence ATGATAATTGTAAATCTGAACATAAGAGGGTTAGGGGGTGGCACTAAAGCAAGGTATTTGATGCACATTATAGCTAGAGAGGGAGCGGATTTTGTGTGCCTGCAAGAAACTAAAACGGTCCAGTTCTCGGATGCTAGATGTTACTCGCTATGGGGGGATAACAAAGTTGGATGGTTGCTTTACGAAGGGGATAATGGCGGAGGAAGCTTACTTTCGATGTGGCACACAGATGCTTTTATTTATGACAGCCACGTTATGGGGAAGGGGTTTATTGCCGTGACTGGGAAGTATGTGAAAGCTAACTGCAGGTGTGTGGTGGTCAATGTCTACGCTGCTTGCTTTTTGAGGGAGAAGAAGATCCTGTGGGGGGAGTTATCACGAATCAAAATGGCATCTCAAGATTTGATCTGGTGCTTTAGTGGAGATTTCAACGTTGTTAGAAGCATTTGCGAAAGGAAAGGCGCGACGGAAAGGGTTTCTCAATCAAGTGAAATAAGAGGTTTCAACCGGTTCATTGATACAAACTTGTTGATCGAGCTCCCTTTCGTCGGTAAGCACTTTACTTGGTTCAACTCTAATGGGAGGGCCAAGAGCAGGCTTGATAGAGTCTTGGTATCGGAAGAGTGGATGCAATTGTGGCCAATGTGCAAACAGTATGTGCAACAAAGGGAAGTTTCCGACCACTGTGCGTTAGTAGTAAAGGTTGTGGACAAGGACTGGGGTCCTAAGCCTTTTAGAACTATCGATGCATGGTTATTAGAGAAAGGATTTATGGAGATGGTGAAAGATAGATGGTCTGATTACTGTGTACAGGGGAGTAGTTTCATGAAGGTTAAAGAGAAaatgaagcgtttgaagggggatTTAAAAGTATGGAACAGGGACACCTTTGGTAATTTGGAGACATCTAAAAAGAGGATTTTACAGAAGATAGAGGACCTCGATTGCCTAGATTGCAACGGTAATCTGCTGGGAAGTGATAGAATGACTAGGATCGAGTTAGTAGGACAACTCAAGGAGATTGATGTTAAGATTGAGTCTCTTATGTGTTAG